ACGGGCTCGTGACGTCGTCGAGCGCCTGCGGGTGCCGGTGCCCCGGCGCGCGCCGAGCGTCGCGCCGCCCTGCTGCCCCGCCTGACGCCGGACTCTCAGTCCGTGACCGGATCGACGCCGAGCTCTGCCAGGAGCGAGAGGACCCGGGCGCGGATCTCGTCACGGATCACCCGCACCGGCTCGAGGCCTTGGCCCGCAGGGTCGGCCAGGGCCCAGTCCTCGTAGCGCTTGCCGGGGAAGACCGGGCACGCGTCGCCACAGCCCATCGTGACGACGACGTCGGAGGCCCGCACGGCCTCCGTGGTCAGCACCTTGGGCTGCTCGTCGCGGATGTCGATGCCGATCTCGAGCATCGCCTCGACGGCGACGGGGTTGATCTGGGACGCGGGCATCGAGCCGGCGGAGCGGACCTCGACCGCCCCGCCCGACAGGTGCCGGAGGA
This genomic window from Flavimobilis soli contains:
- a CDS encoding arsenate reductase ArsC, whose translation is MTTSTPSALFVCVHNAGRSQMAAGLLRHLSGGAVEVRSAGSMPASQINPVAVEAMLEIGIDIRDEQPKVLTTEAVRASDVVVTMGCGDACPVFPGKRYEDWALADPAGQGLEPVRVIRDEIRARVLSLLAELGVDPVTD